A single Cucumis melo cultivar AY chromosome 4, USDA_Cmelo_AY_1.0, whole genome shotgun sequence DNA region contains:
- the LOC103487033 gene encoding AAA-ATPase At3g28580-like isoform X1: protein MIPMPMGQLWNNVGSLMATFMFVWAIIQQYFPYRLRAHIERYAHKFIGFLNPYITITFPEYTGERLRKSEAFTAIQNYLSSRSSIRAKRLKAEAVKNRKSLVLSMDDNEEVIDEFNGVKIWWTSSKTVPKTQSISYYPTSDERRFYKLTFHRRHRETILDSFINHIMEEGKAVEQKNRQRKLYMNNSSTNWWHKSSWRHVPFEHPANFRTLAMDPKKKQEIVNDLVKFKNGKEYYEKVGKAWKRGYLLYGPPGTGKSTMIAAMANFMEYDVYDLELTSVKDNTELKKLLIEITNKSIIVIEDIDCSLDLTGQRKKKKKTEEEGDEAKKEIEKKAKEEEKKESKVTLSGLLNFIDGIWSACGGERLIIFTTNHKEKLDEALIRRGRMDKHIEMSYCGFEAFKVLAMNYLDVEWDDSYDKIKEMLENIEMTPADVAENLMPKYEGEETGECLKRLIKGLEDAKVAADKKKAEEEGEAAKMAEKEKEEKEKEEKKKAEEEAEAAKREKEKKKEEESGEKKEYCSKCNGVATTEVKENGHVEKKQNN, encoded by the coding sequence ATGATCCCAATGCCCATGGGACAGCTCTGGAACAATGTTGGCTCTTTAATGGCGACCTTCATGTTCGTTTGGGCAATCATCCAACAATACTTCCCTTACCGTCTTCGTGCCCACATCGAACGATACGCTCACAAATTTATTGGGTTTCTCAATCCTTACATCACAATCACTTTCCCTGAGTACACCGGCGAGCGTCTTCGGAAAAGTGAAGCCTTTACCGCTATTCAGAATTACCTCAGTTCACGAAGCTCAATTCGAGCTAAGCGTCTGAAGGCAGAGGCggtcaaaaatagaaaatcttTGGTTCTTAGTATGGATGATAATGAAGAAGTTATTGATGAATTTAATGGTGTTAAGATTTGGTGGACTTCTAGTAAAACCGTACCCAAAACTCAGAGTATATCTTACTACCCTACTTCCGACGAGAGACGGTTTTACAAACTGACGTTTCACCGGCGACACAGAGAAACCATTCTTGACTCTTTTATTAATCATattatggaagaaggaaaggCCGTGGAGCAGAAAAACCGGCAGAGGAAGCTTTATATGAACAATTCCAGTACGAATTGGTGGCATAAAAGTAGTTGGAGACATGTCCCTTTTGAGCATCCAGCGAATTTCCGTACTCTGGCTATGGATCCGAAGAAGAAACAAGAGATTGTGAATGATTTGGTGAAGTTTAAGAATGGGAAAGAGTATTATGAGAAAGTAGGGAAGGCTTGGAAACGTGGGTATCTTCTCTACGGTCCACCAGGAACAGGGAAATCCACCATGATCGCTGCCATGGCCAATTTCATGGAGTACGATGTTTATGATCTTGAGCTGACGTCTGTTAAGGATAATACAGAGTTGAAGAAGTTGTTGATCGAGATTACGAATAAATCGATTATTGTGATAGAGGATATTGATTGTTCACTTGATCTTACCGGGCaacggaagaagaagaagaaaacagagGAGGAGGGAGATGAAGCGAAGAAGGAGATTGAGAAGAAGgctaaagaggaagagaagaaagagagcAAAGTGACGCTTTCTGGGCTGTTGAATTTCATCGACGGAATTTGGTCAGCGTGTGGTGGAGAGAGGTTGATTATTTTCACGACGAATCATAAGGAAAAGCTTGACGAAGCTTTGATAAGAAGAGGAAGAATGGACAAACATATAGAGATGTCTTATTGTGGTTTCGAAGCATTCAAAGTTCTTGCAATGAATTACTTGGATGTTGAATGGGATGATTCATACGATAAAATTAAGGAGATGCTAGAAAACATTGAAATGACACCGGCAGACGTGGCAGAGAATTTGATGCCAAAATATGAAGGGGAAGAAACAGGCGAGTGTTTGAAGAGATTGATTAAAGGACTTGAGGATGCAAAAGTGGCAGCTGATAAGAAGAAAGCAGAGGAGGAAGGTGAAGCTGCAAAAATGGCAGAGAAAGAGAAGGAGGAGAAGGaaaaagaggagaagaagaaagctGAGGAAGAAGCAGAAGCTGCTAAAAgggaaaaggagaagaagaaagaagaagaatcgGGTGAGAAGAAGGAATATTGTAGTAAATGCAATGGGGTTGCAACAACAGAGGTGAAGGAGAATGGTCATGTGGAGAAAAAGCAGAACAATTGA
- the LOC103487033 gene encoding AAA-ATPase At3g28580-like isoform X3: MIPMPMGQLWNNVGSLMATFMFVWAIIQQYFPYRLRAHIERYAHKFIGFLNPYITITFPEYTGERLRKSEAFTAIQNYLSSRSSIRAKRLKAEAVKNRKSLVLSMDDNEEVIDEFNGVKIWWTSSKTVPKTQSISYYPTSDERRFYKLTFHRRHRETILDSFINHIMEEGKAVEQKNRQRKLYMNNSSTNWWHKSSWRHVPFEHPANFRTLAMDPKKKQEIVNDLVKFKNGKEYYEKVGKAWKRGYLLYGPPGTGKSTMIAAMANFMEYDVYDLELTSVKDNTELKKLLIEITNKSIIVIEDIDCSLDLTGQRKKKKKTEEEGDEAKKEIEKKAKEEEKKESKVTLSGLLNFIDGIWSACGGERLIIFTTNHKEKLDEALIRRGRMDKHIEMSYCGFEAFKVLAMNYLDVEWDDSYDKIKEMLENIEMTPADVAENLMPKYEGEETGECLKRLIKGLEDAKVAADKKKAEEEAEAAKKEKEQKKEGESGEKKECKCNGVATTEAKENGHVEK, translated from the coding sequence ATGATCCCAATGCCCATGGGACAGCTCTGGAACAATGTTGGCTCTTTAATGGCGACCTTCATGTTCGTTTGGGCAATCATCCAACAATACTTCCCTTACCGTCTTCGTGCCCACATCGAACGATACGCTCACAAATTTATTGGGTTTCTCAATCCTTACATCACAATCACTTTCCCTGAGTACACCGGCGAGCGTCTTCGGAAAAGTGAAGCCTTTACCGCTATTCAGAATTACCTCAGTTCACGAAGCTCAATTCGAGCTAAGCGTCTGAAGGCAGAGGCggtcaaaaatagaaaatcttTGGTTCTTAGTATGGATGATAATGAAGAAGTTATTGATGAATTTAATGGTGTTAAGATTTGGTGGACTTCTAGTAAAACCGTACCCAAAACTCAGAGTATATCTTACTACCCTACTTCCGACGAGAGACGGTTTTACAAACTGACGTTTCACCGGCGACACAGAGAAACCATTCTTGACTCTTTTATTAATCATattatggaagaaggaaaggCCGTGGAGCAGAAAAACCGGCAGAGGAAGCTTTATATGAACAATTCCAGTACGAATTGGTGGCATAAAAGTAGTTGGAGACATGTCCCTTTTGAGCATCCAGCGAATTTCCGTACTCTGGCTATGGATCCGAAGAAGAAACAAGAGATTGTGAATGATTTGGTGAAGTTTAAGAATGGGAAAGAGTATTATGAGAAAGTAGGGAAGGCTTGGAAACGTGGGTATCTTCTCTACGGTCCACCAGGAACAGGGAAATCCACCATGATCGCTGCCATGGCCAATTTCATGGAGTACGATGTTTATGATCTTGAGCTGACGTCTGTTAAGGATAATACAGAGTTGAAGAAGTTGTTGATCGAGATTACGAATAAATCGATTATTGTGATAGAGGATATTGATTGTTCACTTGATCTTACCGGGCaacggaagaagaagaagaaaacagagGAGGAGGGAGATGAAGCGAAGAAGGAGATTGAGAAGAAGgctaaagaggaagagaagaaagagagcAAAGTGACGCTTTCTGGGCTGTTGAATTTCATCGACGGAATTTGGTCAGCGTGTGGTGGAGAGAGGTTGATTATTTTCACGACGAATCATAAGGAAAAGCTTGACGAAGCTTTGATAAGAAGAGGAAGAATGGACAAACATATAGAGATGTCTTATTGTGGTTTCGAAGCATTCAAAGTTCTTGCAATGAATTACTTGGATGTTGAATGGGATGATTCATACGATAAAATTAAGGAGATGCTAGAAAACATTGAAATGACACCGGCAGACGTGGCAGAGAATTTGATGCCAAAATATGAAGGGGAAGAAACAGGCGAGTGTTTGAAGAGATTGATTAAAGGACTTGAGGATGCAAAAGTGGCAGCTGATAAGAAGAAAGCAGAGGAGGAAG